In Mycobacterium sp. JS623, one genomic interval encodes:
- a CDS encoding acyl-CoA dehydrogenase family protein has product MTDDANPERLLFASTTQSFLEKEASLSRLRDLHKAGASFEADWWRRAAELGWTSLLVPEELGGGSVSGDGVADLALVAELAGRTVAPGPLHPVSTVLAGLVEAPENHEATIESLVSGDVVGSWAVYEPGKPWSPLDATTTATRTTTGYRIDGVKDRVEAGAESAVLLVVAQCDGAVRQFLVPTDATGVRVEPQQSIDLVKSYARVHFDGVEVDESAAVGSAEQTPDLIRRQSQIAQVLQCAEVVGILDTVLAFTIQWGFDRHSFGRPIGSYQALKHKYADLKIWFEACRATTKAAVAEVASRSPGAEMAVSVAKSYVGEHAPGMLQDCVQLHGGIGVTWEHDLHLYLRRATLYRSMFGTPEDHNLRVYALTVGPRASRGQLETAS; this is encoded by the coding sequence ATGACGGACGACGCAAATCCAGAACGGCTGCTGTTCGCCTCGACGACCCAGTCGTTTTTGGAGAAGGAAGCCTCGCTAAGCCGGCTGCGGGACCTCCACAAAGCCGGTGCGTCCTTTGAAGCCGACTGGTGGCGGCGGGCCGCCGAGCTGGGCTGGACGAGTCTGCTGGTGCCTGAAGAGCTTGGCGGCGGCAGTGTGTCCGGTGACGGCGTAGCCGACTTGGCGCTGGTCGCCGAACTCGCGGGAAGGACCGTCGCCCCTGGGCCGCTGCATCCTGTCAGTACCGTGCTGGCCGGTCTGGTCGAGGCGCCCGAAAACCACGAAGCGACAATCGAATCCCTGGTCTCGGGTGACGTCGTCGGGTCGTGGGCGGTCTACGAGCCGGGCAAGCCGTGGTCTCCATTGGACGCGACGACCACGGCGACGCGGACGACGACGGGCTACCGGATCGATGGCGTGAAGGATCGCGTTGAGGCCGGCGCGGAGAGCGCGGTGCTGTTGGTGGTCGCGCAATGCGACGGTGCGGTACGCCAGTTCCTGGTGCCGACGGATGCGACGGGCGTCCGCGTCGAGCCGCAGCAGTCGATCGACCTTGTGAAGAGTTACGCGCGTGTGCATTTCGACGGTGTCGAGGTCGACGAATCCGCGGCCGTGGGATCGGCCGAACAGACGCCCGACCTGATCAGGCGACAGAGCCAGATCGCACAGGTGCTGCAGTGCGCCGAGGTGGTCGGCATCTTGGACACCGTGCTGGCTTTCACCATTCAGTGGGGATTCGACCGGCATTCGTTCGGCCGCCCCATCGGCTCCTACCAGGCGCTCAAACACAAGTACGCCGATCTGAAGATCTGGTTCGAGGCGTGCCGCGCGACGACGAAGGCCGCCGTCGCCGAGGTCGCGTCGCGGTCGCCGGGCGCCGAGATGGCGGTCAGCGTCGCCAAATCCTATGTCGGCGAACACGCCCCTGGCATGCTGCAGGACTGCGTCCAATTGCACGGCGGGATCGGCGTGACGTGGGAACACGATCTGCACCTGTACCTGCGAAGGGCCACGCTGTATCGTTCGATGTTCGGCACGCCCGAGGACCACAACCTGCGCGTCTACGCGCTCACGGTGGGCCCACGCGCAAGCAGGGGACAACTGGAGACCGCGTCGTGA